One genomic window of Sebastes fasciatus isolate fSebFas1 unplaced genomic scaffold, fSebFas1.pri Scaffold_143, whole genome shotgun sequence includes the following:
- the LOC141763666 gene encoding uncharacterized protein LOC141763666 isoform X33, giving the protein MRTSTTSAGRGYDLRDLSDFSDLSDLNDLNELNNFSDLNDLNDLNNFSDLNELNDLNNFSDLSDLNDLNELNNFSDLRDLNELNNFRDLNDLSDFSNLSDLRDLSNDLSDDLSDDLSDDLSDPSDDLSDDLSEDLSSDLSDDFSSNLSDDLSNNLSDDFSSNLSDDLSNNLSDFSDLSDDLSDFSDDFSDLSDDLSDFSDLSDDLSDDLSEDLSDFSDLSDDLSDLSDDLSDLSDDLSEDLSDFSDLSDDLSDLSDCSIT; this is encoded by the coding sequence CTTAGTGACCTTAACGACCTTAACGAGCTTAACAACTTTAGCGACCTTAACGACCTTAACGACCTTAACAACTTTAGCGACCTTAACGAGCTTAACGACCTTAACAACTTTAGCGACCTTAGTGACCTTAACGACCTTAACGAGCTTAACAACTTTAGCGACCTTAGGGACCTTAACGAGCTTAACAACTTTAGGGACCTTAACGACCTTAGCGACTTTAGCAACCTTAGCGACCTTAGGGACCTTAGCAACGACCTTAGCGACGACCTTAGCGACGACCTTAGCGACGACCTTAGCGACCCTAGCGACGACCTTAGCGACGACCTTAGCGAAGACCTTAGCAGCGACCTTAGCGACGACTTTAGCAGCAACCTTAGCGACGACCTTAGCAACAACCTTAGCGACGACTTTAGCAGCAACCTTAGCGACGACCTTAGCAACAACCTTAGCGACTTTAGCGACCTTAGCGACGACCTTAGTGACTTTAGCGACGACTTTAGCGACCTTAGCGACGACCTTAGTGACTTTAGCGACCTTAGCGACGACCTTAGCGACGACCTTAGCGAAGACCTTAGCGACTTTAGCGACCTTAGCGACGACCTTAGCGACCTTAGCGACGACCTTAGCGACCTTAGCGACGACCTTAGCGAAGACCTTAGCGACTTTAGCGACCTTAGCGACGACCTTAGCGACCTTAGCGACTGCAGCATCACGTGA